In Rhodothermus marinus DSM 4252, a single genomic region encodes these proteins:
- a CDS encoding phosphoribosylanthranilate isomerase produces MLKVKICGITNLEDARYCAAAGADFLGFIQYPESPRYVAPEVAREIIEWIHGPEKVGVFVNATPDAVNRAIEEVGFTMVQLHGTEPPEWCAEIDAPVIKAIHVVHDASAEQLRALMEPYRPWVTYFLLDTHKTNLWGGTGESFNWRLARELSAEYPILLAGGIGAHNLEEAVRTMRPLGVDLSSSVEAAPGKKDFDKLARFFEVFHALRKQLEAEAAE; encoded by the coding sequence ATGCTGAAGGTCAAAATCTGCGGCATTACGAATCTGGAAGACGCCCGGTACTGTGCGGCGGCCGGCGCGGACTTTCTGGGGTTCATTCAGTACCCGGAAAGTCCGCGCTACGTGGCCCCCGAGGTGGCCCGGGAGATCATCGAGTGGATTCACGGGCCCGAAAAGGTGGGCGTGTTCGTGAACGCAACCCCTGACGCGGTGAACCGGGCCATCGAGGAGGTGGGCTTTACCATGGTGCAGTTGCACGGCACCGAGCCCCCTGAGTGGTGCGCCGAGATTGATGCCCCGGTGATCAAAGCCATCCATGTGGTGCACGACGCGTCGGCCGAGCAGCTCCGGGCGCTCATGGAGCCCTATCGGCCGTGGGTGACCTACTTCTTGCTCGACACGCACAAAACGAACCTGTGGGGCGGAACAGGCGAATCGTTCAACTGGCGACTGGCCCGTGAGCTCTCGGCTGAATACCCGATCCTGCTGGCCGGCGGGATTGGCGCGCACAACCTGGAGGAGGCCGTCCGCACGATGCGTCCGCTGGGCGTGGACCTGTCGAGCAGCGTCGAGGCCGCCCCGGGCAAGAAGGATTTCGACAAGCTGGCCCGCTTTTTCGAGGTGTTTCATGCGCTCCGCAAACAACTGGAAGCGGAGGCCGCGGAATGA